Genomic segment of Murdochiella vaginalis:
AATACGGCAAAAGGCATAAATCCTTCGAATTCATAATGAACGTGCCGCGTTCCTCTTCTTCAATTGGGAAATATTCGCCGGGACGTGTTTCTTCCATCAAGGCGTATTTCCAGCGACACGCCTGTGCGCAATCGCCGCGATTGGCATCCCGCCCGGTCATATAGTTGGAAAGTAAGCACCGGCCGGATACGGAGATGCACATGGCACCATGCACAAAGCATTCCAGTTCCAATTTCGGGTCGATCTGCTTACGAATGGTACCGATTTCGGAAAGGCTCAATTCTCTGGCTAGAACAACCCGATTCGCACCCTGATCGCCCCAAAACTGTACCGATCTCGCATTCATAAGACTTGCCTGCGTAGAGATGTGAATGGGCAATGATGTCTCTTCGCGAACCACCTGAAAGACGCCGGCATCCGATACAATCACGGCATCGACACCCATCTTTTCCAGTGTTTTGGCGGTCTCCGCCAGTCCGTCAAAATCGGTCTCATGAGCAAGGATATTCAATGTAACATATACCTTTGCTTCGCGTTCATGCGCATACTCGAGCGCTTTTGCCAGCGAAACCAGAGAAAAATTACGGGATGCGGTGCGCAGACCGTAGCGCTCCAGAGCAAGATACACGGCATCCGCGCCGAAATGCAATGCGCTGCGCAGTTTTTCTTCGTCTCCGGCCGGCGCCAGCAATTCGATCTTTTGCTTATTGCACGACATGTCCGTCGGTCTCCATGATGATCGTGAGAATCATAGGATTGCGCTGGATTTCTTTGTATACGTATCCCTTTACCTCTTCACGCATGCGCGACTTCAGGAATGCCCAGTCTGTGATCTTACGGCGTTG
This window contains:
- a CDS encoding U32 family peptidase: MSCNKQKIELLAPAGDEEKLRSALHFGADAVYLALERYGLRTASRNFSLVSLAKALEYAHEREAKVYVTLNILAHETDFDGLAETAKTLEKMGVDAVIVSDAGVFQVVREETSLPIHISTQASLMNARSVQFWGDQGANRVVLARELSLSEIGTIRKQIDPKLELECFVHGAMCISVSGRCLLSNYMTGRDANRGDCAQACRWKYALMEETRPGEYFPIEEEERGTFIMNSKDLCLLPYLPELLANGIGSLKIEGRVKSAYYVGTVVHAYRMALDALENGSWSEDLVAYCLKEIQKTSHRALTTGFLFGTPGAEGQNYASTSYIQEYDFVGIVTAVHEEKNTISVEVRNAFSVGDALEMMTVGKTLFWNVSAIFAENGEALERAKTPKSIVILPKPGDCSAGDMVRRAKQREPEF